The Microbacterium luteum nucleotide sequence CGGACACGGCGACGAGCACGAACGCGGCCAAGGCAATGCTCGAGTAGCGGGCGACGACATCGGCGATGCGCTGCCGGTGGAGGACCGGACGGATGGCAACGAGCAAGAGGAGACCGCCGAGCCACACCGCGGCGCCGATGATGTGCAGGATGAGCGCCATCATCGCCTCGTGGTGAAGGGCGTCATCACCAGAGTGTCCTTGCGTGCCCATCGGCACGAGCGAGGCGACCGCCAGCAGGGCAACCAGAAGCGTTCCAACCCAGGACCGCACCGCGAATGTCAGGACGGTGAGTGCTGCGCCCGCGACCGTCGTGATCAGCCACGTCCGGCCCAGCTCGAGTTCGACAAGGAACCGTCCGAGCTGGGCACCGAACTGCGGTCCGACGTCGATCGCAGGGTTGAAGACGCTGAGAAACGTGAGGAACCCGGTCGTACCGGCTGCCACGGTGAACACGGCGGCGGAGATCGACGCGGTATCGAGGGCGATATCGAACTCACGCTCACCGGACCGCAACGTGAACAGCGCCGTCTGTCAACGGCGGCTGAAAACTGCCCCCTTTTCGTCGGGCGGTCTCAAGTCATCGTCGCAACACCGACGGACTTTGCGAGGCTAGCAGGGCCGCGAACATGGTCGCCGGTGAGCGGCCGTTGAGCACGTCGCGGGGGCGGTTGTTGAGCTCGTTCTCGACGGCTCGGAGGTGCTCGGCGGGGTGTCGGCTGAGGTCCGTTCCCTTGGGGAAGTAGTCCCTCAGGAGCCCGTTCGTGTTTTCGTTCGTTCCGCGCTGCCAGGGCGAGTGCGAGTCGCAGAAGAACACCGGCGTGCCGAGCGTCTCGGTGATCTTCAGGTGCCGTGCCATCTCGGTGCCCTGGTCCCAGGTGATCGAGCGCAGCAGCCCGGGCGGGAGATCGCCCATCGTGGCGTTGAGCGCGGCATGAAGCGCGTCCGCGTCACGGTTCGGCAGGTGCAGCAGTCGGGTCGTGCGGGTCTGCCTCTCGACCAGCGTGCCGATCGCCGATCCCTGCTCCTTCCCGATGATGAGGTCCCCCTCCCAATGCCCCGCCTCGGACCGGTCCTCTGGCGCGAACGGGCGGTGGTGGATGGTGAGCATGGGCTGCTGGAAGCGTGGACGTCGCCGGTCGGTGCGTTGCTGCGCCTTGCGATGATCGCGGCCCGTCCGCAACGGTGACGGCCGGTGCGGGGCGAGCTTGGACGGCCGCGAAAGCGCCGATCCGGGCCGATACACGGCCTGGTAAATGCTCTCGTGACTCAGCCACATCGAGGGCTCGTCGGGGAACCGCTCGCGCAAGGAGCGACTGATCTGTTGCGGACTCCATCGCTGCTGCAGCAACTCGTCAACGACCTCCCGGAGTCGGTCGTCCACGTCGATGCGACGCGCGTGCTCCCGCCCCCGCCGCCGACTGGCAAGCCGATGTGCTTCGAACGGACGGTAACCGCCGCCGGCGCTGGAGTTCCGGCTCAGTTCACGCGAGATCGTCGAGGGCGCGCGACCGAGCTGCGCCGCGATCTCGCGCGCGCTCTGACCGGCGTGATGAAGGTCCGCGATCCGAACCCGCTCGTCCTGGGAGAGGAACCGGGCACTCACGACCCGCACCTCGCGCCGGTCCAACGCCGGCACGTAGCCGACGACCGCACCGGCCTTGTAAGTCTTGTATCCGCGCGCCCAGTTGTGACCGGCGGTGCGCGAGGCGCCGACCTCTCGGGCGGCGGCCGCGATGCTCCACCCTTGCTCCCGCAACTGCATGAACCGCTGCCGCTTGGCCGACTGCGGGCGCCGGCCGGGGCCCTTCTTCACACGACGAATCGAAGACAACACAACTCCCAGAATCGAGGAGTGTTGCAACGATCGCTTGAAACCGCCCAACGTCTGGGGGTCAGTATTCACGCGTCGTCGACACCGTCACGAGCACACCGACCATTCCCGCAGCGGCGAGGTTCACGATCAGCTTTGCGGCCGGAAGCCCCCAGCGCACGACCGGGCCGGCGTCACCAAGGGGGAGCTGTGCAGCGCCGCCACCGAATGCCAGTGCGCCGACTAGGGAAGCAAGTGCCGCCCCAACGAGGATCGTCGGCCCGACTACCCGCAACGTGCGGTAATTGATCGGCATCATTTGTGCCCGGTGCGTACCGCGTTACTCGCGGCGCGCTCGCCTGCGTGGGCTTCTGTGGGCGTTGTGGTCACGGTAGTTCCCTCGGGTCGGGATTCTGCGGAGCCAGGCGGAGCGGGTCTGCTGCAGGCACCGCGGAGGTGCGTTCGGGTGCTATTCGCAGCCCAGTCGCACCTGCATGGATTTCATCGCGCTGATCTCGGCGGTCTGTCCGTTCTTGATGTTTTCTGCGACGGTCCGGGCTCGAGGATCTGTGCCGAGTTCGATGAGCGCCTCGGTCATGGGGATGGCGCCTTCGTGGTGGCGGATGAGCAGCTCGAGGAAGAGGCAATCGGCTTGCTGCCCGGTCGCCCCCTCCAGGGCGGAGATCTCTTCGGCTGAGGCCATTCCCATGGCGATGCGTGCCTCTTCCTCCGTCATGGCCGCCCCGTCAGGCATCGCGTGGTCGCTCCCGCCCGGAGAGGCGTCCATCCACTGCATCATCGGAGCACCGGACTGCGACAGCCCCCACTGCACGAGCCAGTCGTACATCTCGCCGCGCTGGCCCGCCTGCCCGGTGGCGATGTCGTACGCGAAGATCCTCAGTTCCTCGTCGGACGTCTTGCGGTAGATCTCCATGGCCATCTGGATCGCCTGCGCGTGATGCGCCTGCATGTCGCGGGAGAAGCCCGCCTCGGGAGAGTCAGCACCCGGCGTGCCCGCGCCCTGCGACCCGAAGGTTGAGAAGCGGCCCACAGCGAAGGTCAGCGCGCCTACCGCGAGCAGGACAAGGAGGACGATCCACCACCGCGGCCACCCTCGGGATGGGGACGCGTCGCTGGTTTCACTGCGGTTCATTGCTTTCCCGGTGCGTCGTATGCGCCAGTGCAGGCGGCGTTCGGCTCGGGAGCGTTCTGGCTGCGCCAGTACTCTTCGAAGAAGGCGCCGATGCGCTCGTCGTCGGCCGAGTCGACCTCCAGCTGCTGGTTCCAGTTGGACATCACGATCGGCGCCGCCAGTCCCTCGTAGGGGGACAGAACGACATAGGTTGAGGGCAGAAGGCTCTTGAGGGTTGCGAGTTGCTCGCCGGCGACCTCGTCGGGGTTGTAGGTCACCCACACGGCGCTGTGCTCCATGGAGTGGACCGCGTTCTCATTCGGGACCGGTTGGTCATAGATGCCGCAGTTCAACCAGACCGCATTGTGCGGGCCGCCCGCCGGGGGGCTTTGCTCGTACTGGACAGCACCCTCGACGTGCTCAGCCGTATTCTCGAAGGTTTCGACGCCTTCGATGCTCGCCCCCTCGCTGCCGGCCTCGTACTGTCTTGGCGGTGACGGTGCGAGCACTACGGATGCGACGACGAGGCCGATGATCACCACAGCCGCCGTCGACCCGACGACCCACCAGACCAGCTTGCTGCGGCGGCGTTTGGCAAGCTGCTTCTGATACTCAGCCAATTTCTGCTGGCGCTTCCGCTCACGCTGTTGCTTGACGGTGACAGGACCGCGCTGAGGGGTGTTGGCCGGATTCGGGCGGTTCGGAGTCATCTGCGTGCTTTCAGTTCGTGTCTCAGGCGGATTCGCGGAGGAGGCTCAGCTGAGGCCGGAGTAGGCGTGGAGACCTTTGAAGAACATGTTGACGATGGTGAAGTTGAACAGCACCGTGAGGAACCCGATGATGCACAGCCAGGCGGAGCGGGTGCCGCGCCACCCTCTGGTCGCGCGGGCGTGGATGTACCCGGCGTAGAGCACCCAGATCACGAAGGTCCACACTTCCTTGGTGTCGAACCCCCAATAACGTCCCCAGGAATCATTGGCCCAGATCGCACCAGCGATCAGGGTGAAGGTCCAGAACACGAACCCGACGATCACGAACCGGTACGCGAGGGCTTCGAGCGCATCCGCGGTAGGCAGCGTCGCCAGGAACCGCGGTCCGCCGGCACGAGCAGAGGTTGTGTCGGCGCGCCGTTCCCGGCGTGTTTGCATGAGCTGAGTGACCGCGAGGCCGCACGCGATCGCGAACAGGGCGGTGGCGAGCGAGGCGACGAAGACGTGGATGACCAGCCACACGCTCTTGAGCGGGTCCATCAGCGGAACGACCTCGACGTAGAAGGTGATGGTCGCCCCGCCCAGCAGCAGCACGATCATGCCGATCAGGAACGCGCCCAGGAAGCGGAGGTCATAGCGGCGCAGCACCAGCAGGTATACGGCGACGATCAGGACGGTGCCGGTCAGCGCAAACTCGTACATGTTCGCCCACGGCACCCGGCCGGCCGCGATCCCGCGCAGGACGGTCCCGGCCAGGTGGAACAGGAACGCGAGGACCGCCAGCGACGTCCCGATCCGTGCCCACAGTAGCCGCGGCCGCTGTGCGGGCGGGGTGCGGACACTGTCCGCCCCACGACTCTGGGTGCTCTCGGTCTGCGGGCTCACTGTTGCAGTGGCGCCGACCAGGGCCGGCTCCCGCTGCGGGGTGCTGGCAGGAACGGAGCGCTGGGCGAGGTCAATGGTGTACGCGATGAACGCGAGCAGGTAGGTGGCGATCGCCGTCCACACCAGCAGCAGCGAGATGCCGTCGAGGGAGAGCGTGTCAGTTCCGGTCATGGCGAAGTCATCCTTTTATCGTTGCGGGCTAGGGGTGGGCTCGAGCATCGTTGCGCGGCGGATGTCGGCGTGACATGTGTCAGCCCGCGTTCGCTTCCAGCCAGGCCAGCGAGTCGACGGCGGTGCCGTCGAGATACACCTCGAAGTGCAGATGATTTGCGGTGGAGCGGCCCGTGCTACCGACAAGCCCGACCAGCTGCCCGGCCGTCACGCTCTGCCCGACGCCGACCTGCCGACTGCCTGTTTGCATGTGGGGGTACACCGTGCTCACCTGCTGCCCGTTCAGGACGGATTCCACCACAACGGTGACCCCGTACCCGCCGTAGCTGTCCTGTGAGATCCGCACGACACCGTCGAGGGACGCGTAGACGGGGGTTCCGCCGGCAGCGACCATGTCGGTCCCCATATGTGCGCCGCCTCGGTCCCCGAACCGGTCGGTCACGGTGAACGGGCCGCCGACCGGCCACCGCACGGTTCCGCTGCCTTGGGGCACGATGCTGTAGTCGAACGGCAGCGAGGCGACCTGCGCAGCGCGCGCGCGTTCTGCGGCTGCTTCTGCCGCCTTCTTCTGGTCGATCTCCGCCTGGGTGGTGGCTGCGTAGCTCTCCCGTGTGAGCTGCGTCGCGGTCGCGTCGGAGGCGACGATCAGAGATTGCGCGTCCTCGGACGCGACTTGCTGCAGTGTCGGGATCTCGATGTCTGCTGGCTGCCAGGCAGCGGATGCGGGGAGGGCGAAGGTGGCGATCAGGCCGGTTACCACTGCGAGTGCCGCGAGGGACCGGATCGGCGCCAGCGCGCGCGCCTCGCGGCGGGCAGACGTCGTGGCCATCGCGCGTCGCCTGGGGTGGGGAGCGCTGGCGGGGAGGGAAGTGACGGCGCGGCGGAGGCTGCGGCGTGTGGAGGGCGTCTGGGGCTGGTCGCCGGTTGAGGTGGTCTGTTCAGTCATGATGTCCTTCATTTCGGGTCAGATGGAGACGCCCCGGGCGGCGAGGAAGTCGATGGGGTTGACGGGGGAGCCGTTCACGTAGGCCTCGAAGTGCAGGTTGCAGCCGAACGCGTTGCCGGTGTTGCCTTCGCTGCCGATCAGGTCGCCGGCGTTCACGCGTTGGCCGTATCCGACGTAGAAGCCGCCGTTGCGAATATGGGCGTATCCGGTGCCGATCCCGCCGCCGTGGTCGATCTTGATGTAGTTGCCGTAGCCGCCGTTGTATCCGGCGTAGACGACGGTGCCCGCTGCGGCCGCGTAGATCCCGGCGCTGCAGCCGCCGCTCAGGTCGACGCCGTAGTGGTAGCTGGTCGAGCAGTACCCGTTGCCGCATTGTGAGCTGCGCGGCCCGAATCCCGAGGTGCGGTTCCCGGATGTTGGCCGTGCCCACCCGGAGCTGACCACACCGCCTCCGCCGCCGCCTGAGGCCGCGAGCCGCTCGGCCTCGGCCCGCTCAGCCGCTCGCCGCTGCTCCTCGGCGATGCGGGCAGCTTCCACTCCGGCCTGATAGTCGGCGATGGTCTTGGCTGTGGTGTCCTCGAGGGCGGCGAGCTGGGCCTGCAACTCGCCGAGGTGGAGGGTTTGCGCGTCCAACGCCGCCTGTGCGGCATCGGCGGCTTGCTGCGCTTCGAGCATCTTCTGTTCAGCGACGCGTTGCAGTCGGTCGCGTTCGTCTCGGGCGACCACTGCCTGATCGGTCAGGCTCTGCGCGGCGTCCCGTGCTGTGATCGCGGCGGCATACACCGCCTGGTTGCGCTCGAGCAGCTTGTCCATCACGCCCAACCTGGAGAGGAGGTCGTCCGCGGTGGCCGCTGAGTCGGAGAAGAACAGCTCCAGGGAAGTGGTGTCGCCGCCGTCTCGGTACAGTTGCGCGGCGACGCGGCCGGCCTTGTTCGCGGCGTCGGTCGCGTTCTGCGCTTCCGTGTCGGCTTGGGACTGCAGCGCGTCCGCCCGGATGGATGCGTCGAAGTACTCCTGCTGGGCGGTGTAGAACGCGCCCGCGGCCTGCTCGGCGATAGTGCGGGTGCGTGTCACCTCACCGGTCAGGCTTTGAATGAGGCCCTGGATCCGCTGGACTTCGGCGGCTTTGGTTGCTTCGTTCGCTTTCGCGGCCTGCACGTCCTCCCAGGACGGATAGGTCGCCGCGAACGCGGCCGGCAGCAACGGACCGGCCACCAGCACGCCGACCACACTCGCCGTCCCCGCGGTCAGCAGAACACGTCGGCTCACACCGGCCCGCAAGGCGCGGCTCTCGGCGGGCGTAGGCGCGCATCCTTCGGCCATCCGTTCACCAGGGATCGTGGCATCGCTGCCGGTCACCGACGGTCGGAGCGGCAGGTTAAGTGGATGTGTGACAGCCCTCACTCGTGACGTGTTCATGGGCGCCTCGCCTGGTCAGTCGGACGATCACTACCGCCCGCACGCGTGCGGGCACGGTGGGAGAACCCCGCCGCGGCAAGGCCACCTGCGGCGGCGAGCACGATGAGACCGGTGAGCCAGGGGCCGAGGGCCACCGCGGGGGTCAGTCCAGTGCGCAACGGGACGATGCTGATCGACCCGGCAGCGGTGTCGACAGCGATGCTGTCGAGGGTGGTGCCGTCCGGGGCGATCACCTGGCTGGTGCCCACCGTCGAGACGTTGACGACGGCGCGGCCCGTTTCGATGGCGCGCATCCGGGCGAACGCGAGTTGCTGCAGGTTCTCGTCGGTCCCACGGAAGTCGGCGTTATTGGTCTGGAACACGAACATTTCTGCACCGGATCGGGCGCCATCCCAGATCACGGTGTCGTAGATCACGTCGAAGCAGATCGCCAACCCCACCCCGACATCCCCGACCTGCACAATCGGCGGATTGGTGCCGGGGGTGTACTCGCGCTGGATCAGTCCCACCAGCTCGGGGACGATCAGCTCGTAGAACCAGCGGTCGGGCACGTACTCCCCGAACGGGACCGGGTTGACCTTGTCGTGCCACTGCCGGCCCGTGGGGTCCGCGGTCCACAGCAGGGACGTGTTGAAGACACCGTCGCCGCGGGTGGTGGCGGCGTTCATCAGCAGCGGCGCACCGGCCAAGCGCACGACTCGGTCCAACGCCTCGGCGGCGGCGGGATCACTGAGCGGGTCGGCGTCGACGCCGCCTTCCGGCCAGGCCAGCAGATCCATCGGTTGCCCATACAGCGGCACAGTGGCGGCGGTCTGCGCGGCGAGGACGTCGCCGGGCGTCTTGTCGTCGAAGTACCCGGTGGGGCCGTTGCCCTGCACCCAGCCGACCCGGAACTCTCCGGCCGGCGCGGTGGGGAACTGCGGTGTCACGACCAGGAGCACCGCGACGCTCACGGCAGGGTGTAGTCCGAGCATGAACCGGATGCCGCCGGCGCGGACCCACTGCACCACAGAGGCGCACAGAATGACGATCAGCAGCGACAGGCCGGTCACGCTCGTCCACGACGCGACCTCCGCGAGCGGCCCGCCCACCTGGGTCATGCCGAGGCGCGCCCACGGGAACCCGGAATACGGCCACGCACCCATCACCACCTCACGGGCCGTCCACAGAACCGCGATCAGAGGCGGCACCACGAGCAGCTGCACGAGGCCGCGGGGCCAGTGATGCGCGGTCCACCGGTAGGCGAGCGTGATCGGCACCGCTCCCGCGCCGAACAGGACCGCTTCCAGCCCGGCGAGGGCAAGCCACGGGACCGGGCCGAGGAACTCCCCCACCCACACCAGATGGGTCGTGTAGAACACGGCGCCGAAGACAGTGCCGGCCAGCAGCGCCCCGCCGATGCTGCGGCCGATCAGGGCCACCAGGGCGACCGTGACGCTCACGAACGTCAACGGCCACCACCCCACCGGCGCGGAGGCGAGATCCAGTAGGAGGCCGGCGGCCGCGGATGCCAGCACCGCCGCCCACAACGGCAGCGACCATGCCGCAACGGGGCGGCGCGGCGGCGTCCCCTGCTCCGGCGCGGCGGCCGGGGCAGGGGTCGGCAGGGTCGTGCGCATCGGTCAGGTGTCTTTCTGGTGGAGTCGCGTGAGGTAGTCGTTGTACGCGTCGAGCTCGGGGTCGCCGTGCGCGTCGGCGCGACGGTCGGCGGCGGCGGCCTGGGCGGTGTCGTCGCGGAACCAGCGGTGCATGACGTAGATGAGCATCAGCAAGGTGGGGGCCTCGCCGTAGGACCAGGCCAGCCCGCCGGCGAGGCGCTGGTCTTCGATCGGGTCGATGCCCAGCGCGCTCGTCGGGCCGGCGAACCCGTCGATGAGGGTGGTGGTGGCCATCATCAGGAAGACGCCGAAGAAGGCGTGCAGGGCGGCTTCGGCGAACACGTCCAGGGCGCGGCCGCCGTGGCTCATCCGCACCGGCAGCGGGTCCGAGGACAGGATCGGGATCGTGAACAGCATCCCGGCGACCAGGAACCCGACCTCGAGGAGGGTGTGGCCGGTGACGGTGGTAAGGATCGGGTCAGCGAAGTTCGCCAGGTAGAGGCCGTAGAACGCGAACAGATACAGCGGCACCGCCAGCCACGGGCTGAGCAGCCACCGTCCCGTCCGGCTGTGCAGCCCGGCATGCGCGGCACGCAGCACCAGGAGCCCGGGGCCGCGGTGCGGGGTGGCGCGCAGCAGCAGGGTGCCCGGAGAGCCGAGGACCAGCAGCGGCGGGATCGCCATCATCAGGGTGAGCTGCTGGAACATGAACACCGAGAACAGCGCGTACCCGTAGTTCTCCACAGCAAGACCGGTGACAGCGGCGAGGGCGACGCAACCGAGTAAGAAGCTGATGGTCCGCCACATCGGCCATCCGCGCCCACGCACCCACATGCGGATCGCGCCGGCCAGGTAGGCGACTGCGAGCAGCCCCGCCAGGATCGGTAGCAGGGGGGCGGGAAGGGGGGCCGGGGTGAGGAACACGCCCAGGGTCGGCGGGGCATCCGGGATCCACACGGTTGTCACGGCGTGTCCTTCGCGGCCTGCTCTATGCCGAGGGACTGCGCGTGGCGGGTCGCGAGTTCGTCGACGGCGCGCGCGAGGGTGGGGTCTTCGCCCCGGGCGAGGCCGGCGTATTCGACGTGCACGCCGTCCGGGGTGGTGCGGGCTTTCACCCAGAGCCGCCGGCGGGGGACGAACAGGCCGGCGAACAGGCCGAGGGTGGCGAGCACGGAGAACGCGAGCACCCAGCCGCTGCTGGGGTCGCGTTGGATCTGCAGCGACGCGAACCGCTTCACCGGCTGCTCTGTCGTGACCTCCTCCCAGGTGATGGTGCCCCATCCGTTCGGCAGGTCGACGGTGGCGCCCGGGGTGAGCTCGAGGGAGTCGGCTGTGGTGTCGCCGCCGGTGTGTTGGGTGAGCCCGTCGACCTCGAGCGTGTACACCGACCTCGGGGTGCCGTCGTCGATGCCGAGATCGCCGCTGAACACGTTGAGGGTCATCACCGGGTTGACCACGTCGGGGTAGACGGAGGTGAACGCGCCGGAGGGCAGCACCCCCTGGGTGGGGTAGAAGAACCCGACCAGCCCGACCTGTTCGGGCAGCCCGTCCGGGATCTTGATGATCCCCAGCGAGGTCATGTTGGAGTCCTGCGGCAGGAACGGCTGCGACTCGCTGTACACGACCTGGCCGGCGGCGTCGCGGATCGTGAGGGTGGGGGCGTAGCCGTTGCCGAGCAGGTAGATTCGGTCGCCTTCGACGGTGATCGGGTAGTTCACGATCACACTCTCAGCCCGGTCGTCCTGGCCGGGCTGTCGGATAGAGACGTCGGCGGAGAAGTCGCCGGCCTGGCCTGCGCCGGGGGTGCCGGGCAGCCGGTAGGAGACCTGGAAGTCGTCGAGGGTGAGCGAGTAGGGCGCAAGACCGGTCCCGTCGACGAATCGGCCGGGGTTGAACGAGGAGTAGTCGCTGAGCGCGTTCACGAATGTGGTGCCCTCCACCACCACTCGCTGCCCCGTGTACGCGAACGACCCGCCGATCGCCACCGACATCAGCACGCCGATAAGGGCGACGTGGAAGATCAGGTTGCCGGTCTCCCGCAGGTAGCCGCGCTCGGCAGACACCGACGCAGCGCTGCGCGCGTCGTAGCGTTCCACCCGGTACCCGGACTTACGTAGCTGCTCTGCCGCGACGGCAACCGCGTGCGCGGCCGCATCGGGCTGCGCGGCCCCTACCGGGATGGTGAGCTCCCGGTACTCGGACAGGCGTGATAGCCGCGCCGGGGTGCGCGGCGGGCGAGTGCGGAGCGCCTTGTAGTGGTGCTTCGCGCGTGGAATCACGCAGCCGATCAGGGAGGTGAACAGCAGCAGGTAGATCGCGGAGAACCACGGCGACAGGTACACGTCGAACAGCCCGACCGCGTCCGCCAGCGGGAACACGTCGGGGTTGTCGCGTTCCCATTGGATGACCCCGTTGGGGTCGGCGCTGCGTTGCGGGAACAGCGACCCGGGCACGGCGGCGATGGCGAGGAACAGGAGCAGCACCAGCGCGGTGCGCATGCTGGTCAGTTGCCGCCACGCCCACCGCAGCCAGCCCGTGACACCGAGGGTCGGCTGGGTGATCTCGGTTGCGGTATCGACATCGGTGTCGGCGTGGTCGCCGGGCCGCAGCGGGTCGGCTGTGACGTCGGTGCCGGTGTCAGAGCGGGAGGGGAACATTGATCACCACCTGTTGCAGCTGCGACATCAGCACCGTCCACAGTCCCGTTACCATCAGCAGGCCGAGGGCGATGAGCATGGCCCCGCCGAGGATGTTCAGGGCGCGGATGTGGCGGCGCAGGAACGTGACCGAGCGGGACGCCCAGCCCCACCCGGCCGCGAGGATCAGGAACGGGATGCCCAGGCCCAGCGAGTAGGCGAGACCGAGCAGGCCGGCGCGGGCGGGGTCGCCGAGGTTCCACGACATCGAGATGATCGCTGCGAGCGTCGGGCCGATGCATGGGGTCCAGCCGACGCCGAGCGCGAACCCCAAGAGCGGCGCGCCGATCAGCCCGGCCCTGCCCTGGGCGCGGGGGCGGAGGGTGCGTTGCGCGATGCCGAAGAAGCCGAGGAATACCAGCCCGAGGGCGATGATGATGATCCCGAACACCCGGGTGAGGATGCCTGCGTATTGCAGCAGCAGGTATCCGAAGGTGCCGCCAAGGATCGTGACAGCGACGAACACCACCGTGAACCCGGCGATGAACAAACTCACTCCCAGCAGCAGCCGGGCGCGCTCCGCCGTCACCGTGCGCCCGCTGTTCACCGTGGCGGGTGTGGTCGTCGTGGTGGTGCTGCCGAGGTAGCCGAGGTAGCCGGGCACCAGTGGCAGCACGCACGGGGACACGAAGGAGACCAGCCCGGCGAGGATCGCGACCGGGATCGCGACCCACAGGGCGCCGTCGACGATGACCGCTCCCGGGTTCACGAGGTGTCCTCGGCGAGGGTGTCGGCGACCAGGGTGGACAGGATCGATGCGCTGGCCAGCTGCCCGATGATCCGCGCGGCGACCCGCCCTTCCTGGTCGATGACCAGGGTGGTGGGGGTGGCTTGGATTGGGGTGACTTGCGCGAATGCGAGTTTCACTTTGCCGTCGTTCACGTCGATCACGCTCGGGTAGGTGACGTTGTTGTCGCGGGCGAACGACAGTGCGGTCGCGGGCTGGTC carries:
- a CDS encoding IS30 family transposase, with the translated sequence MQLREQGWSIAAAAREVGASRTAGHNWARGYKTYKAGAVVGYVPALDRREVRVVSARFLSQDERVRIADLHHAGQSAREIAAQLGRAPSTISRELSRNSSAGGGYRPFEAHRLASRRRGREHARRIDVDDRLREVVDELLQQRWSPQQISRSLRERFPDEPSMWLSHESIYQAVYRPGSALSRPSKLAPHRPSPLRTGRDHRKAQQRTDRRRPRFQQPMLTIHHRPFAPEDRSEAGHWEGDLIIGKEQGSAIGTLVERQTRTTRLLHLPNRDADALHAALNATMGDLPPGLLRSITWDQGTEMARHLKITETLGTPVFFCDSHSPWQRGTNENTNGLLRDYFPKGTDLSRHPAEHLRAVENELNNRPRDVLNGRSPATMFAALLASQSPSVLRR
- a CDS encoding DUF305 domain-containing protein, coding for MNRSETSDASPSRGWPRWWIVLLVLLAVGALTFAVGRFSTFGSQGAGTPGADSPEAGFSRDMQAHHAQAIQMAMEIYRKTSDEELRIFAYDIATGQAGQRGEMYDWLVQWGLSQSGAPMMQWMDASPGGSDHAMPDGAAMTEEEARIAMGMASAEEISALEGATGQQADCLFLELLIRHHEGAIPMTEALIELGTDPRARTVAENIKNGQTAEISAMKSMQVRLGCE
- a CDS encoding DUF3105 domain-containing protein yields the protein MTPNRPNPANTPQRGPVTVKQQRERKRQQKLAEYQKQLAKRRRSKLVWWVVGSTAAVVIIGLVVASVVLAPSPPRQYEAGSEGASIEGVETFENTAEHVEGAVQYEQSPPAGGPHNAVWLNCGIYDQPVPNENAVHSMEHSAVWVTYNPDEVAGEQLATLKSLLPSTYVVLSPYEGLAAPIVMSNWNQQLEVDSADDERIGAFFEEYWRSQNAPEPNAACTGAYDAPGKQ
- the ccsB gene encoding c-type cytochrome biogenesis protein CcsB, whose protein sequence is MTGTDTLSLDGISLLLVWTAIATYLLAFIAYTIDLAQRSVPASTPQREPALVGATATVSPQTESTQSRGADSVRTPPAQRPRLLWARIGTSLAVLAFLFHLAGTVLRGIAAGRVPWANMYEFALTGTVLIVAVYLLVLRRYDLRFLGAFLIGMIVLLLGGATITFYVEVVPLMDPLKSVWLVIHVFVASLATALFAIACGLAVTQLMQTRRERRADTTSARAGGPRFLATLPTADALEALAYRFVIVGFVFWTFTLIAGAIWANDSWGRYWGFDTKEVWTFVIWVLYAGYIHARATRGWRGTRSAWLCIIGFLTVLFNFTIVNMFFKGLHAYSGLS
- a CDS encoding M23 family metallopeptidase — translated: MATTSARREARALAPIRSLAALAVVTGLIATFALPASAAWQPADIEIPTLQQVASEDAQSLIVASDATATQLTRESYAATTQAEIDQKKAAEAAAERARAAQVASLPFDYSIVPQGSGTVRWPVGGPFTVTDRFGDRGGAHMGTDMVAAGGTPVYASLDGVVRISQDSYGGYGVTVVVESVLNGQQVSTVYPHMQTGSRQVGVGQSVTAGQLVGLVGSTGRSTANHLHFEVYLDGTAVDSLAWLEANAG
- a CDS encoding peptidoglycan DD-metalloendopeptidase family protein codes for the protein MNTSRVRAVTHPLNLPLRPSVTGSDATIPGERMAEGCAPTPAESRALRAGVSRRVLLTAGTASVVGVLVAGPLLPAAFAATYPSWEDVQAAKANEATKAAEVQRIQGLIQSLTGEVTRTRTIAEQAAGAFYTAQQEYFDASIRADALQSQADTEAQNATDAANKAGRVAAQLYRDGGDTTSLELFFSDSAATADDLLSRLGVMDKLLERNQAVYAAAITARDAAQSLTDQAVVARDERDRLQRVAEQKMLEAQQAADAAQAALDAQTLHLGELQAQLAALEDTTAKTIADYQAGVEAARIAEEQRRAAERAEAERLAASGGGGGGVVSSGWARPTSGNRTSGFGPRSSQCGNGYCSTSYHYGVDLSGGCSAGIYAAAAGTVVYAGYNGGYGNYIKIDHGGGIGTGYAHIRNGGFYVGYGQRVNAGDLIGSEGNTGNAFGCNLHFEAYVNGSPVNPIDFLAARGVSI
- the lnt gene encoding apolipoprotein N-acyltransferase; the protein is MRTTLPTPAPAAAPEQGTPPRRPVAAWSLPLWAAVLASAAAGLLLDLASAPVGWWPLTFVSVTVALVALIGRSIGGALLAGTVFGAVFYTTHLVWVGEFLGPVPWLALAGLEAVLFGAGAVPITLAYRWTAHHWPRGLVQLLVVPPLIAVLWTAREVVMGAWPYSGFPWARLGMTQVGGPLAEVASWTSVTGLSLLIVILCASVVQWVRAGGIRFMLGLHPAVSVAVLLVVTPQFPTAPAGEFRVGWVQGNGPTGYFDDKTPGDVLAAQTAATVPLYGQPMDLLAWPEGGVDADPLSDPAAAEALDRVVRLAGAPLLMNAATTRGDGVFNTSLLWTADPTGRQWHDKVNPVPFGEYVPDRWFYELIVPELVGLIQREYTPGTNPPIVQVGDVGVGLAICFDVIYDTVIWDGARSGAEMFVFQTNNADFRGTDENLQQLAFARMRAIETGRAVVNVSTVGTSQVIAPDGTTLDSIAVDTAAGSISIVPLRTGLTPAVALGPWLTGLIVLAAAGGLAAAGFSHRARTRAGGSDRPTDQARRP
- a CDS encoding cytochrome c oxidase assembly protein → MTTVWIPDAPPTLGVFLTPAPLPAPLLPILAGLLAVAYLAGAIRMWVRGRGWPMWRTISFLLGCVALAAVTGLAVENYGYALFSVFMFQQLTLMMAIPPLLVLGSPGTLLLRATPHRGPGLLVLRAAHAGLHSRTGRWLLSPWLAVPLYLFAFYGLYLANFADPILTTVTGHTLLEVGFLVAGMLFTIPILSSDPLPVRMSHGGRALDVFAEAALHAFFGVFLMMATTTLIDGFAGPTSALGIDPIEDQRLAGGLAWSYGEAPTLLMLIYVMHRWFRDDTAQAAAADRRADAHGDPELDAYNDYLTRLHQKDT